From the genome of Lutzomyia longipalpis isolate SR_M1_2022 chromosome 2, ASM2433408v1, one region includes:
- the LOC129788874 gene encoding TBC domain-containing protein kinase-like protein isoform X2 → MSPCVSNCTSNLAAYTFFARCHSADTCGTNGLPLTPNSISIFGLAQFLKSINHPNLCEFIDIIRGKHERTIIVSEYVGEPLSARLPPSLDATQQIFQQIVAGLDHIHKQGFVHHNLEPENILLDSENRLKLFNFGLFYITNSGSYVSFPIGNVRYMSPERLLGSKNNIKSDVWSLGIIIVELVFHVTLWSNLKIAQIIRKILSLCNTKNVLEKIAREHKFYEKYQELQEPLRNLLESCLAISVKERPLPGEILQHEIFENIPALKAQEKPSNLLLRCPLKQIYYLWQLAGGDVQAELKKEGLIRTEAPILVMPSVILLNGRVCGSPRSQSHLFDNRIVHLSLVNLTERLSKINKLAYYPLIHTNTSHLSFYQKKNKKEEYLPLVIREKDIEYQFHRVVLFRRLLQGYPFTRDLIVAEAQKDIPPFLRGQVWACILGVLDNTESYEKVDKATPTSTDRQIEVDIPRCHQYDELLSSPVGHKKLKRLLKAWVTSHTQYVYWQGLDSLTAPFLYLNFNNEERAFLSLYRFIPKYLHWFFLKDNSAIIKEYLSKFSQLTIFHEPVLAKHLATISFIPELFAIPWFLTMFSHVFPLHKIIHLWDKLMLGDHSYPLFIGISVLKQLKSTLLASGFNECILLFSDLPDIVMETCVIDSQKLYMSTPKSLAYRKYVLHEKDPGQFDVQDIELEDLKREMCPRISANDLVHLHLNEPDRLAVLDLRNAVDFRRAHLPRSINIPFTSVLLGDTRLSALGVPNLDALLTNRVVVIVSSVHENAILFSNFLVDCGISGVCLLHRGFNILHSFCPNVLETSQ, encoded by the exons atgtcacCATGTGTGTCCAATTGCACATCAAACTTGGCCGCCTACACCTTCTTTGCGCGCTGCCACTCAGCTGATACCTGCGGAACTAATGGATTGCCCCTGACACCaaattccatttcaatttttggtCTGGCCCAATTCTTGAAGAGTATCAATCATCCCAATCTCTGTGAATTCATCGATATAATTCGCGGGAAACATG aaaGAACAATAATTGTCTCGGAATACGTGGGAGAGCCCCTAAGTGCGAGGCTCCCTCCATCCCTTGACGCGACACAGCagatttttcaacaaattgtcGCTGGATTGGATCATATTCACAAGCAGGGATTTGTTCATCACAATCTCGAACCGGAGAATATTCTCCTTGACTCCGAAAATCGTCTCAAACTCTTCAACTTTGGGTTATTTTACATCACAAATAGCGGAAGTTATGTCTCCTTTCCCATTGGGAATGTTCGGTACATGTCCCCAGAAAGGCTTCTGGGgagtaaaaataatataaagagCGATGTGTGGAGCTTGGGAATCATTATTGTTGAGCTGGTGTTTCACGTGACGCTGTggagtaatttaaaaatagcTCAGATTATCCGGAAAATCCTTAGTCTCTGCAATACGAAGAAtgttcttgagaaaattgcccGAGAGCATAAATTCTATGAAAAGTACCAGGAGTTGCAGGAACCCCtgaggaatttattggaatCCTGCCTGGCAATATCGGTGAAGGAGCGTCCATTGCCTGGGGAGATTCTCCAGcatgaaatttttgagaatatcCCCGCGCTGAAGGCGCAAGAGAAGCCCAGTAATTTGCTCCTGAGATGCCCACTGAAGCAAATCTACTATCTGTGGCAATTGGCTGGTGGAGATGTTCAGGCGGAGCTGAAGAAAGAAGGCCTGATTCGCACGGAAGCACCTATTCTTGTCATGCCGAGCGTAATATTGCTCAATGGGAGGGTTTGTGGCTCTCCACGAAGTCAAAGTCATCTCTTTGACAATCGCATTGTCCACCTGAGCCTTGTGAATCTCACTGAGCGATTGTCCAAGATCAATAAACTCGCCTACTACCCATTAATCCACACAAATACATCTCATCTCTCCTTCTACcagaagaagaataagaagGAGGAGTATTTGCCACTGGTTATAAGGGAGAAAGACATTGAGTACCAATTTCATCGAGTTGTTTTGTTTAGGCGACTCCTCCAAGGGTATCCCTTTACACGTGATCTCATTGTGGCTGAAGCTCAGAAGGATATTCCGCCATTCCTTCGTGGGCAAGTGTGGGCTTGCATCCTCGGCGTGCTGGACAACACGGAGTCCTATGAGAAAGTTGATAAAGCCACTCCAACATCCACTGATCGacaaattgaggtggatattCCTCGATGTCATCAGTACGATGAACTTCTTTCCTCACCAGTTgggcataaaaaattaaagagactCCTCAAGGCTTGGGTCACATCTCACACACAGTACGTCTACTGGCAGGGCTTGGATTCCCTCACAGCACcctttctctatctcaatttTAACAATGAAGAACGAGCCTTCCTCAGCCTCTATCGATTCATCCCCAAATACCTTCATTGGTTCTTCCTCAAGGACAACTCAGCCATTATCAAGGAGTACCTCAGCAAATTCTCTCAACTGACGATATTTCACGAACCAGTCCTGGCTAAACATCTCGCCACAATTAGCTTCATCCCCGAACTCTTTGCAATTCCGTGGTTCCTCACAATGTTCTCACATGTTTTCCCACTTCACAAGATTATCCATTTGTGGGATAAACTCATGCTGGGCGATCATTCCTATCCCCTTTTTATTGGGATTTCCGTCCTGAAGCAACTCAAAAGTACCCTCCTTGCGTCCGGATTCAATGAGTGCATCCTCCTCTTTTCTGACCTTCCGGACATTGTCATGGAGACGTGTGTGATTGATTCACAGAAACTCTACATGTCCACACCGAAAAGTCTCGCCTACAGGAAGTATGTGCTGCATGAGAAGGATCCGGGGCAATTTGATGTGCAAGATATTGAGCTGGAGGATCTCAAGAGGGAGATGTGTCCACGTATAAGTGCCAATGATCTTGTACATCTTCATCTCAATGAGCCAGATCGTTTGGCTGTTCTTGACCTCAGGAATGCCGTTGATTTCCGTCGAGCCCATCTGCCCCGTAGCATTAACATTCCCTTCACATCTGTCCTCCTTGGGGATACACGACTCAGTGCTCTTGGGGTGCCCAATCTCGATGCTCTTCTCACCAATCGTGTGGTGGTCATTGTGAGCTCTGTGCATGAGAATGCAATCTTG ttttccaattttctcgtGGATTGTGGCATCAGCGGTGTGTGTCTCCTTCATCGTGGcttcaacattttgcattcCTTCTGCCCGAATGTACTGGAAACGTCCCAGTAA
- the LOC129788874 gene encoding TBC domain-containing protein kinase-like protein isoform X1, which produces MSPCVSNCTSNLAAYTFFARCHSADTCGTNGLPLTPNSISIFGLAQFLKSINHPNLCEFIDIIRGKHERTIIVSEYVGEPLSARLPPSLDATQQIFQQIVAGLDHIHKQGFVHHNLEPENILLDSENRLKLFNFGLFYITNSGSYVSFPIGNVRYMSPERLLGSKNNIKSDVWSLGIIIVELVFHVTLWSNLKIAQIIRKILSLCNTKNVLEKIAREHKFYEKYQELQEPLRNLLESCLAISVKERPLPGEILQHEIFENIPALKAQEKPSNLLLRCPLKQIYYLWQLAGGDVQAELKKEGLIRTEAPILVMPSVILLNGRVCGSPRSQSHLFDNRIVHLSLVNLTERLSKINKLAYYPLIHTNTSHLSFYQKKNKKEEYLPLVIREKDIEYQFHRVVLFRRLLQGYPFTRDLIVAEAQKDIPPFLRGQVWACILGVLDNTESYEKVDKATPTSTDRQIEVDIPRCHQYDELLSSPVGHKKLKRLLKAWVTSHTQYVYWQGLDSLTAPFLYLNFNNEERAFLSLYRFIPKYLHWFFLKDNSAIIKEYLSKFSQLTIFHEPVLAKHLATISFIPELFAIPWFLTMFSHVFPLHKIIHLWDKLMLGDHSYPLFIGISVLKQLKSTLLASGFNECILLFSDLPDIVMETCVIDSQKLYMSTPKSLAYRKYVLHEKDPGQFDVQDIELEDLKREMCPRISANDLVHLHLNEPDRLAVLDLRNAVDFRRAHLPRSINIPFTSVLLGDTRLSALGVPNLDALLTNRVVVIVSSVHENAILVSLGILQQKGAINSNFSFLEKKISFPIFSWIVASAVCVSFIVASTFCIPSARMYWKRPSKLE; this is translated from the exons atgtcacCATGTGTGTCCAATTGCACATCAAACTTGGCCGCCTACACCTTCTTTGCGCGCTGCCACTCAGCTGATACCTGCGGAACTAATGGATTGCCCCTGACACCaaattccatttcaatttttggtCTGGCCCAATTCTTGAAGAGTATCAATCATCCCAATCTCTGTGAATTCATCGATATAATTCGCGGGAAACATG aaaGAACAATAATTGTCTCGGAATACGTGGGAGAGCCCCTAAGTGCGAGGCTCCCTCCATCCCTTGACGCGACACAGCagatttttcaacaaattgtcGCTGGATTGGATCATATTCACAAGCAGGGATTTGTTCATCACAATCTCGAACCGGAGAATATTCTCCTTGACTCCGAAAATCGTCTCAAACTCTTCAACTTTGGGTTATTTTACATCACAAATAGCGGAAGTTATGTCTCCTTTCCCATTGGGAATGTTCGGTACATGTCCCCAGAAAGGCTTCTGGGgagtaaaaataatataaagagCGATGTGTGGAGCTTGGGAATCATTATTGTTGAGCTGGTGTTTCACGTGACGCTGTggagtaatttaaaaatagcTCAGATTATCCGGAAAATCCTTAGTCTCTGCAATACGAAGAAtgttcttgagaaaattgcccGAGAGCATAAATTCTATGAAAAGTACCAGGAGTTGCAGGAACCCCtgaggaatttattggaatCCTGCCTGGCAATATCGGTGAAGGAGCGTCCATTGCCTGGGGAGATTCTCCAGcatgaaatttttgagaatatcCCCGCGCTGAAGGCGCAAGAGAAGCCCAGTAATTTGCTCCTGAGATGCCCACTGAAGCAAATCTACTATCTGTGGCAATTGGCTGGTGGAGATGTTCAGGCGGAGCTGAAGAAAGAAGGCCTGATTCGCACGGAAGCACCTATTCTTGTCATGCCGAGCGTAATATTGCTCAATGGGAGGGTTTGTGGCTCTCCACGAAGTCAAAGTCATCTCTTTGACAATCGCATTGTCCACCTGAGCCTTGTGAATCTCACTGAGCGATTGTCCAAGATCAATAAACTCGCCTACTACCCATTAATCCACACAAATACATCTCATCTCTCCTTCTACcagaagaagaataagaagGAGGAGTATTTGCCACTGGTTATAAGGGAGAAAGACATTGAGTACCAATTTCATCGAGTTGTTTTGTTTAGGCGACTCCTCCAAGGGTATCCCTTTACACGTGATCTCATTGTGGCTGAAGCTCAGAAGGATATTCCGCCATTCCTTCGTGGGCAAGTGTGGGCTTGCATCCTCGGCGTGCTGGACAACACGGAGTCCTATGAGAAAGTTGATAAAGCCACTCCAACATCCACTGATCGacaaattgaggtggatattCCTCGATGTCATCAGTACGATGAACTTCTTTCCTCACCAGTTgggcataaaaaattaaagagactCCTCAAGGCTTGGGTCACATCTCACACACAGTACGTCTACTGGCAGGGCTTGGATTCCCTCACAGCACcctttctctatctcaatttTAACAATGAAGAACGAGCCTTCCTCAGCCTCTATCGATTCATCCCCAAATACCTTCATTGGTTCTTCCTCAAGGACAACTCAGCCATTATCAAGGAGTACCTCAGCAAATTCTCTCAACTGACGATATTTCACGAACCAGTCCTGGCTAAACATCTCGCCACAATTAGCTTCATCCCCGAACTCTTTGCAATTCCGTGGTTCCTCACAATGTTCTCACATGTTTTCCCACTTCACAAGATTATCCATTTGTGGGATAAACTCATGCTGGGCGATCATTCCTATCCCCTTTTTATTGGGATTTCCGTCCTGAAGCAACTCAAAAGTACCCTCCTTGCGTCCGGATTCAATGAGTGCATCCTCCTCTTTTCTGACCTTCCGGACATTGTCATGGAGACGTGTGTGATTGATTCACAGAAACTCTACATGTCCACACCGAAAAGTCTCGCCTACAGGAAGTATGTGCTGCATGAGAAGGATCCGGGGCAATTTGATGTGCAAGATATTGAGCTGGAGGATCTCAAGAGGGAGATGTGTCCACGTATAAGTGCCAATGATCTTGTACATCTTCATCTCAATGAGCCAGATCGTTTGGCTGTTCTTGACCTCAGGAATGCCGTTGATTTCCGTCGAGCCCATCTGCCCCGTAGCATTAACATTCCCTTCACATCTGTCCTCCTTGGGGATACACGACTCAGTGCTCTTGGGGTGCCCAATCTCGATGCTCTTCTCACCAATCGTGTGGTGGTCATTGTGAGCTCTGTGCATGAGAATGCAATCTTGGTGAGTCTTGGAATTTTACAGCAAAAAGGggcaattaattcaaatttttctttccttgaaaaaaaaatcagttttccaattttctcgtGGATTGTGGCATCAGCGGTGTGTGTCTCCTTCATCGTGGcttcaacattttgcattcCTTCTGCCCGAATGTACTGGAAACGTCCCAGTAAATTGGAATAA